A section of the Bacillus pumilus genome encodes:
- a CDS encoding DUF3169 family protein: MKTVYKMLLGALLGFLGAYCLLAAEFEMTLLDVAFEATLVISGLTIVLIVYCFSGISRMKKRVSFSVSGDEEDELEAKQYRTFTDSTLANTVSTILSIIAIGMAIVTELPIWLILVNVALFIITIISSYVALSVLKLVYPNRNLPSPTDKDYNKKLLAISDEGEKHVMLGGLFHTYQMMNILLTNAMFILIVYSLGANHSQLFSIIVIGVVLILLNANYMFRIRNR; encoded by the coding sequence ATGAAAACTGTATACAAAATGCTATTAGGTGCTCTCCTTGGCTTTCTCGGCGCTTACTGTCTGCTGGCAGCTGAATTTGAGATGACCCTTCTTGATGTCGCATTTGAAGCGACTCTTGTCATCAGCGGCTTGACGATTGTATTGATTGTTTATTGTTTTTCAGGGATTTCACGTATGAAGAAAAGAGTATCATTTTCGGTCTCTGGAGATGAAGAGGATGAACTCGAAGCAAAACAGTATCGTACCTTTACTGATTCGACTTTAGCCAATACAGTGAGTACCATTTTATCCATTATTGCCATCGGTATGGCTATCGTTACCGAACTTCCTATTTGGCTGATTCTCGTCAATGTTGCTTTATTTATCATTACCATTATCAGTTCTTATGTAGCGTTATCCGTTCTAAAACTTGTCTACCCTAATCGCAATCTCCCAAGCCCGACTGACAAAGATTATAATAAAAAACTGCTTGCTATTTCTGACGAAGGTGAAAAGCATGTGATGCTTGGCGGACTGTTTCACACGTATCAAATGATGAACATCTTATTGACCAATGCCATGTTTATTTTGATTGTGTATTCCCTTGGGGCCAATCACTCTCAGCTCTTCTCAATCATCGTAATTGGAGTTGTTTTAATCCTTTTGAATGCCAATTATATGTTCAGGATTAGAAATCGTTGA
- a CDS encoding amino acid permease → MEQQELKRDLSNRHVQLIAIGGTIGTGLFLGSGKAIQLAGPSIIFAYFIVGMAIFFVMRALGELLLSKTGYQSLTDIAEDYLGPWASFVTGWTYWFCWIMTAMADVIAVGVYVQYWFDIPQWIPAIICLLILLGFNLLTVKLFGEMEFWFALIKVITILLLIGVGIVLLIIGFQTDAGPVTVTNLWSHGGLFPHGVTGFLLSFQMVIFAYVGVELVGVSAAETANPQKNIPSAINKIPLRILFFYVGAIFVLLCINPWTELSASESPFVKTFGLIGIPVAAGLINFVVLTSAASACNSGMFSTSRILYNLSHQKQGPSSFGRLNKHAVPSNALFVSTIVVSVGALLSKLIPEQAFGIVTTISAICFIWVWSIILICHLKYKKTKPELHAASTFKAPFTPFVNICVLVLFAAILVIMLFADATRPALLLTPVWFGFLLLIYARKKRRAS, encoded by the coding sequence TTGGAACAACAAGAATTAAAACGAGATTTATCAAACCGCCATGTTCAGTTGATTGCAATTGGCGGAACCATTGGAACTGGGCTGTTTTTAGGCTCTGGAAAGGCCATTCAATTGGCAGGTCCATCGATCATTTTTGCTTATTTCATTGTCGGAATGGCGATCTTTTTCGTCATGAGGGCACTTGGTGAACTACTCTTATCGAAGACAGGCTATCAGTCATTAACCGATATTGCAGAAGACTACCTTGGTCCGTGGGCTTCTTTCGTGACAGGGTGGACGTACTGGTTTTGCTGGATTATGACCGCGATGGCGGATGTGATTGCGGTCGGAGTGTATGTGCAGTATTGGTTTGACATTCCGCAATGGATTCCTGCTATCATTTGTTTGTTAATTTTACTAGGGTTTAATTTATTAACGGTGAAGCTTTTCGGAGAAATGGAATTTTGGTTTGCACTCATTAAAGTGATTACGATTCTCTTGCTGATCGGCGTTGGAATTGTTCTTTTAATCATTGGGTTTCAAACAGATGCAGGGCCGGTGACGGTAACGAACCTTTGGTCACACGGCGGACTATTCCCGCATGGTGTCACAGGTTTCTTACTGTCATTCCAAATGGTTATCTTTGCGTATGTGGGAGTGGAGTTGGTCGGTGTGTCCGCAGCAGAAACAGCCAATCCTCAAAAAAACATCCCGTCTGCGATTAATAAAATTCCATTAAGAATTCTATTTTTCTATGTGGGCGCCATTTTTGTCTTATTATGTATCAATCCATGGACTGAGCTTAGTGCATCAGAAAGTCCTTTTGTGAAAACCTTTGGGCTGATTGGAATTCCAGTAGCAGCGGGACTCATTAACTTTGTTGTCTTGACGTCTGCGGCTTCTGCTTGTAATAGCGGCATGTTCTCGACGAGCCGGATTTTGTATAATCTCAGTCATCAAAAACAGGGCCCATCTTCCTTTGGCCGCCTGAACAAACACGCTGTACCAAGTAATGCACTATTCGTTTCAACAATTGTGGTATCGGTCGGTGCTCTTTTAAGCAAACTGATTCCGGAACAAGCCTTTGGTATTGTCACAACCATCAGTGCCATTTGTTTCATTTGGGTATGGAGTATTATTTTAATTTGCCATTTGAAATATAAGAAGACAAAGCCTGAACTGCATGCAGCATCTACTTTTAAAGCACCGTTCACCCCTTTTGTGAACATTTGTGTTCTTGTCCTTTTTGCTGCCATTTTAGTGATCATGCTGTTTGCGGATGCAACACGTCCGGCGCTCTTGTTAACACCAGTTTGGTTTGGTTTCTTATTATTGATTTATGCAAGAAAGAAACGCCGTGCGTCATAA
- a CDS encoding beta-glucoside-specific PTS transporter subunit IIABC → MDYTQVAKDVLQHVGGKENIAHLEHCSTRLRFTLIDQKKADVPALEKTPGVIAVRMSGQCQVVIGNDVIEVYQEVTRIMGSSSSGQVVPSNQPKEKRKVGTVLLDFIVGVFQPLVPAIAGGGILKSFLLLFSLLGWMDAKGQTYQILNMVGDAPLYFLPLLVAVTTANKLKVNPLVALSAVGALLLPNMTAMLTEGAQLLSFDVKNIAYAYQVFPAILSVLLYAQMEKFFTRFSPKPIRIFFVPMMSLVITVPVTLLLLGPLGFTAGQGFSSIILAMFNTVGWVAVAILAAVLPFMVASGMHKAMVPYAVTTMGTLGKEALYLPASLAHNIAESGACFAVALRTKDKVLRSTAISAGISAFFGITEPALYGVTLQNKRVLGSVMIGSFVGGTFIGLIGIQAFVLVGPGLASMSMFISDELPRNLMFAVIGAVISFIVAFIAAFVLGKDKTVEEKTNDQAAFAEQIGAGETFKSPVIGQMISLSEVKDDIFSSKVMGDGIAIVPSEGALYAPVDGEVTMLFETNHALGMKTDQGVEVLFHIGIDTVQLEGQYFQPKVQAGERVQAGDLLIEFDVEKIIAAGYDPVTLAVITNTDQYEIKVHPLQEVNRQDTLMVVTQLGG, encoded by the coding sequence ATGGATTACACACAAGTCGCCAAAGACGTTTTACAGCATGTAGGTGGTAAAGAAAACATTGCGCACCTTGAGCACTGCTCAACAAGACTTCGCTTCACACTAATTGATCAGAAAAAAGCAGATGTACCAGCATTAGAAAAAACACCAGGTGTCATAGCTGTCAGAATGTCAGGACAATGCCAAGTGGTCATTGGGAATGACGTGATTGAAGTGTATCAAGAGGTAACAAGAATAATGGGCAGCAGCTCATCGGGGCAAGTCGTGCCATCCAATCAGCCAAAAGAAAAAAGAAAAGTAGGCACAGTTCTATTAGATTTCATTGTCGGTGTCTTCCAGCCGCTTGTTCCAGCTATCGCAGGCGGAGGGATTTTAAAATCATTTCTTCTCCTTTTCTCTCTATTAGGCTGGATGGATGCAAAAGGTCAAACCTATCAAATATTGAACATGGTAGGGGACGCGCCGCTTTACTTCCTGCCATTACTAGTCGCTGTAACAACGGCAAATAAACTAAAAGTAAACCCACTGGTCGCATTATCAGCAGTCGGTGCGCTTCTTCTTCCGAACATGACGGCTATGCTTACTGAAGGTGCGCAATTGCTGTCGTTCGACGTGAAAAATATAGCTTATGCGTATCAAGTATTCCCAGCAATTCTTTCTGTATTGCTTTACGCTCAAATGGAAAAATTCTTCACACGATTTTCACCAAAACCAATTCGGATTTTCTTTGTCCCAATGATGTCATTAGTCATTACTGTACCAGTTACGTTACTGTTATTAGGACCACTTGGTTTTACAGCAGGACAAGGGTTTTCATCCATCATTCTTGCAATGTTTAATACAGTAGGCTGGGTAGCTGTCGCGATTTTAGCAGCAGTCCTTCCATTCATGGTCGCATCAGGAATGCACAAAGCAATGGTCCCTTATGCAGTCACTACGATGGGTACCCTTGGGAAAGAAGCACTTTATCTGCCAGCATCACTTGCGCATAATATTGCGGAAAGTGGAGCGTGTTTCGCTGTAGCTCTACGCACGAAAGACAAGGTACTCAGATCAACAGCCATTTCGGCAGGGATTTCAGCATTTTTTGGTATCACAGAGCCTGCTTTGTATGGTGTCACACTTCAAAATAAGCGAGTCCTTGGAAGTGTCATGATTGGTTCGTTTGTTGGTGGGACCTTCATTGGATTAATTGGGATACAAGCCTTTGTACTTGTTGGTCCTGGATTAGCAAGTATGTCGATGTTTATATCAGATGAGCTCCCACGAAATCTAATGTTTGCTGTCATTGGAGCAGTCATTTCCTTTATTGTCGCTTTTATCGCTGCTTTTGTATTAGGTAAGGATAAAACGGTAGAAGAAAAGACAAATGATCAAGCTGCATTTGCTGAACAAATTGGAGCAGGTGAGACATTCAAAAGTCCTGTGATTGGTCAAATGATCTCTCTATCTGAAGTAAAAGATGATATTTTTTCTTCAAAGGTCATGGGAGACGGAATTGCCATTGTCCCTTCAGAAGGAGCGCTTTACGCACCAGTAGATGGTGAGGTGACCATGCTGTTCGAAACAAATCATGCACTTGGTATGAAAACGGACCAAGGCGTTGAAGTATTATTCCATATCGGCATTGATACCGTGCAATTGGAAGGACAGTATTTTCAGCCAAAAGTTCAGGCAGGAGAACGTGTTCAAGCAGGAGATTTACTGATTGAATTTGATGTAGAAAAAATCATAGCAGCAGGTTATGATCCAGTTACACTTGCTGTCATCACAAATACAGATCAATATGAAATAAAGGTACACCCATTACAAGAGGTCAATCGTCAAGATACATTGATGGTTGTTACACAATTAGGAGGCTAA
- a CDS encoding LacI family DNA-binding transcriptional regulator — protein MKKMNKQRVTLQEVAKHAGVSTSTASLVVRNNPRISEATRKKVLQSMEDLGYVYDRVAANMRSKSSNIVGVIVTDISNTFMSEFLIGVQTTLESLGYTVLLGTTFDSVDKQERLISTMVEHRVGGIILNPASKSSARTVKQLNQIRTPKVLANRELSDVQCDYVGVDYEQGAWMAIRHLLQKGHRRIAFLGGIKTSSTWIERMKGFKKAHDEENLTIDDSLIIDIEPTREGGKEALAQVMDQPEPPTAIFCFSDLVAFGVIQELSARDIKPGEDIDVVGFDNVPEAEMYHPPLTTVSSFPRSIGVKAANLLYHKMNEQDEELQRLILKPQLHIRETAPSS, from the coding sequence ATGAAAAAAATGAACAAACAGCGTGTCACATTACAGGAAGTTGCCAAGCATGCCGGTGTTTCGACTTCAACGGCATCACTTGTTGTTCGAAATAATCCTAGAATCTCTGAAGCCACTCGAAAAAAAGTACTGCAATCCATGGAGGACTTAGGATACGTTTACGATCGCGTTGCTGCCAACATGCGATCAAAAAGCTCAAATATCGTGGGTGTGATTGTCACGGATATTTCTAATACCTTTATGTCTGAGTTTTTAATTGGCGTGCAAACCACGCTTGAATCACTTGGCTATACTGTTCTACTTGGTACGACCTTTGACAGTGTAGATAAGCAGGAGCGGCTCATTTCCACAATGGTAGAGCACCGAGTGGGTGGAATTATTTTAAACCCAGCTTCAAAAAGCTCTGCACGCACGGTCAAACAATTAAATCAAATTCGCACCCCAAAAGTACTGGCAAATCGAGAATTATCAGATGTGCAATGTGACTATGTCGGTGTTGATTATGAACAAGGTGCTTGGATGGCGATTCGTCATCTTCTTCAAAAGGGGCATCGGCGTATCGCCTTCTTAGGCGGCATCAAGACCTCATCAACTTGGATTGAGCGGATGAAAGGTTTCAAAAAAGCCCATGACGAAGAAAATCTGACGATTGATGATTCTCTTATTATAGACATAGAACCTACTCGTGAAGGCGGGAAAGAAGCACTTGCCCAAGTGATGGATCAGCCTGAGCCTCCTACTGCTATTTTTTGTTTTAGTGATCTAGTCGCATTTGGAGTCATTCAAGAACTATCAGCACGGGACATTAAGCCTGGTGAAGATATCGATGTGGTTGGATTCGATAATGTTCCTGAAGCGGAAATGTACCATCCGCCGCTCACCACTGTTTCCTCCTTCCCCCGATCCATCGGGGTAAAAGCAGCAAACCTTTTATATCATAAAATGAACGAACAGGATGAAGAGCTGCAGAGATTGATCTTAAAGCCTCAACTTCATATTAGAGAAACCGCTCCCTCATCATGA
- a CDS encoding MFS transporter, whose product MKNPYIKSSIGMYLNYFMLGMINIIIASNMDSLSGRYHVDIPKISLLVSAIGIGKLIALFFSGRLADSWGRKPVIITGNFLYLLFLIGIPTTTSYTLAFILAISAGIANSLLDSGTYPALTESFPKKASSASVLVKASVSIGATVLPFILAFLVAHDIFWGWAFFGLGLLYLLVGIYLIFMPFPNHKQVSSQDALPVQEQLKEEPKMLGEGLAVVLMGFTSTALFVVWQTWLPQLGLKLIGLGTEQATQLLSYFSIGALVSVLLLSIVLDKFISPIMVAIIYPIGAFLAMLSLFQIETYSIVIVSTFFLGLFTAGIFQLAMSIMMKLFPTNKATASSYVNIAASSAFILVPLITSGLVSTYDIKMTLFFDMIIAVMSVLLAVFVLGRMKKLFR is encoded by the coding sequence ATGAAAAATCCTTATATTAAATCATCAATTGGTATGTATTTAAACTACTTCATGCTTGGCATGATCAATATTATTATAGCTTCCAACATGGACAGCTTATCTGGACGCTACCATGTAGATATTCCGAAAATTAGCTTGCTTGTATCGGCGATCGGAATTGGTAAACTCATTGCACTCTTTTTCTCAGGCCGGTTAGCCGACAGCTGGGGACGTAAGCCTGTCATTATTACAGGGAATTTTCTTTACTTATTATTCTTAATCGGTATTCCAACGACAACGAGTTATACACTGGCATTTATCCTTGCGATTTCAGCAGGTATTGCAAATTCACTGCTTGATTCAGGAACCTATCCTGCTTTGACTGAGTCATTTCCGAAAAAAGCAAGTTCTGCGTCTGTTTTAGTGAAAGCGTCTGTATCCATTGGGGCGACAGTTCTTCCATTTATCTTGGCGTTCCTAGTGGCACATGACATCTTCTGGGGCTGGGCGTTCTTTGGACTAGGGCTTCTTTATTTACTTGTTGGGATTTACTTAATCTTTATGCCCTTCCCGAACCATAAGCAAGTTTCTTCACAAGACGCTCTTCCAGTACAGGAGCAGCTGAAGGAAGAACCAAAAATGCTTGGCGAAGGCTTAGCTGTTGTACTCATGGGATTCACGTCGACTGCATTGTTTGTCGTATGGCAGACATGGCTTCCGCAGCTCGGATTAAAATTAATCGGACTTGGCACAGAACAAGCCACACAGCTTCTATCTTATTTTAGTATCGGTGCATTGGTATCTGTTCTCTTGCTGTCGATCGTTTTAGATAAATTCATTTCACCAATTATGGTAGCGATCATTTATCCAATTGGGGCGTTCCTTGCAATGCTTTCACTTTTCCAAATCGAAACATACAGCATTGTCATTGTCAGCACCTTTTTCTTAGGGCTATTTACAGCGGGAATCTTCCAGCTAGCGATGAGTATTATGATGAAACTATTTCCGACAAACAAAGCAACGGCTTCATCCTACGTCAACATTGCGGCAAGCTCCGCGTTTATCCTCGTGCCGCTCATTACAAGTGGATTGGTCAGCACGTACGATATTAAAATGACGTTATTTTTCGATATGATCATTGCGGTTATGAGCGTATTACTAGCGGTCTTTGTTCTTGGACGCATGAAAAAATTATTTAGATAA
- a CDS encoding NUDIX hydrolase, with product MFIDQLKNDLHQSQPLFIGEETAFKAAVLVPLVQVNGEWHILFEVRSLIMRKQPGDISFPGGKLDGSETAQEAALRETHEELGIPPESVEILGQLSPYIASPSFVVYPYVGIIDEQKLKHSFNQEEVEETFTVPLSWLSQYEPYLHHVSVQPTPAEDFPYEKIMNGEKYRWGSRSIEEWFYDYEDYTIWGLTARILKHFVTVAKRNS from the coding sequence GTGTTCATTGACCAATTAAAAAATGACTTACATCAATCTCAACCTTTATTTATTGGAGAAGAAACAGCGTTCAAAGCTGCAGTCCTTGTCCCTTTGGTGCAAGTAAACGGAGAATGGCATATTTTATTTGAGGTGCGATCGCTCATCATGAGAAAACAGCCGGGTGATATTAGCTTCCCTGGTGGCAAGCTCGACGGCAGCGAAACAGCACAGGAGGCTGCATTGCGAGAAACACATGAAGAGCTTGGCATTCCGCCAGAATCGGTGGAGATTCTTGGACAGCTCAGCCCTTACATTGCATCTCCGTCCTTCGTGGTCTATCCATATGTCGGGATCATTGATGAACAAAAATTAAAACACTCCTTCAATCAAGAAGAAGTAGAAGAGACCTTTACCGTGCCTTTATCATGGTTAAGTCAATATGAGCCATACTTACATCATGTATCCGTTCAGCCAACACCAGCTGAGGATTTCCCTTATGAAAAAATCATGAATGGTGAGAAGTACCGCTGGGGGAGTCGTTCGATAGAGGAATGGTTTTATGATTATGAAGACTACACCATTTGGGGATTAACAGCCCGCATATTAAAACATTTTGTGACCGTCGCAAAAAGAAATTCCTAG
- a CDS encoding DUF4188 domain-containing protein produces MKKDIRAGRFTTENSDSIVVFIIGMRINKRWAVHQWMPVFMSMPGMIKELYTHQEELGFLGTENYFGLRTTAMIQYWRSTDDLLAYAKMEKHLAAWKNFHQRAQNNDAVGIYHETYQIQAGSYESVYVNMPSYGLSQARAPIPIGKGKQTAKERLKTTNS; encoded by the coding sequence ATGAAAAAAGACATACGTGCTGGCAGGTTTACAACGGAGAATTCTGACTCGATTGTTGTGTTTATTATTGGCATGCGGATCAATAAACGCTGGGCGGTTCATCAATGGATGCCTGTGTTCATGTCAATGCCTGGTATGATCAAAGAGCTGTATACCCATCAAGAAGAGCTTGGTTTCCTCGGGACAGAGAATTACTTTGGCTTACGCACGACAGCGATGATCCAATATTGGAGATCAACAGATGACCTTCTGGCTTATGCAAAGATGGAAAAACATTTGGCAGCTTGGAAGAACTTCCATCAGAGGGCTCAGAACAATGACGCAGTGGGTATTTATCATGAAACTTATCAAATTCAAGCCGGCTCATATGAATCCGTCTATGTGAACATGCCTTCTTATGGACTGAGCCAAGCGAGAGCGCCTATCCCAATTGGTAAAGGAAAACAAACAGCAAAAGAACGGCTGAAAACAACAAATTCCTAG
- a CDS encoding shikimate 5-dehydrogenase (YdiB; quinate/shikimate dehydrogenase from Escherichia coli uses both NAD and NAD(P) to convert quinate and shikimate to 3-dehydroquinate and 3-dehydroshikimate), whose protein sequence is MTNIHERNIDGKTKLVGLLATPIGHSLSPRMHNLGYTLTGINYAYLAFEVGNDELEAAVYGMKAMGAAGFNVSMPNKMKVLNYLDELDDSAKYTRASNTVVNKDGKLIGYNTDGLGYVRNLIEHGVELAGKKVTLVGSGGAATPIAIQLAQSGIREISIFARNDQYFVQAEENVNYINNEMKSFGVKANIFPLEDKDAFRREVAESAILANGTSLGMKPLDQLSIIDDTLDVLREDLIVTDVVYNPQKTKLLAQAQEAGAKTINGLGMMLWQGALAYKLFTGEDMPVDQVKQILFENDRF, encoded by the coding sequence ATGACAAACATACATGAACGAAATATTGATGGAAAAACAAAATTAGTCGGTCTTCTTGCTACACCAATCGGGCATAGTCTTTCACCAAGGATGCATAACCTTGGCTATACACTAACAGGTATCAACTATGCTTATCTTGCATTTGAAGTAGGGAATGATGAACTAGAAGCAGCCGTATATGGTATGAAAGCAATGGGTGCAGCTGGATTTAACGTCTCAATGCCGAACAAAATGAAAGTACTAAATTACTTAGACGAACTAGACGATTCTGCAAAATACACACGTGCAAGTAACACCGTTGTCAACAAGGATGGCAAGCTCATCGGTTACAACACAGACGGTCTTGGATATGTGAGAAACTTGATTGAACATGGCGTTGAATTAGCCGGTAAAAAAGTCACTCTCGTTGGCTCTGGCGGTGCGGCGACTCCGATCGCCATTCAGCTTGCACAATCTGGTATTCGTGAAATTAGTATTTTTGCTCGTAATGATCAATACTTTGTTCAAGCCGAAGAAAATGTAAATTACATCAACAACGAAATGAAATCCTTCGGTGTCAAAGCTAATATTTTCCCACTTGAAGACAAAGACGCATTCCGCCGTGAAGTAGCAGAAAGTGCAATCCTAGCAAATGGGACAAGCCTTGGCATGAAACCACTAGATCAACTCAGCATTATCGATGATACACTTGATGTACTTCGTGAAGATTTGATCGTGACAGATGTCGTATACAACCCGCAAAAAACAAAACTTCTTGCGCAAGCACAGGAAGCTGGCGCCAAAACCATTAACGGTCTTGGAATGATGCTATGGCAAGGTGCACTTGCTTACAAACTCTTTACTGGTGAAGATATGCCAGTTGATCAAGTAAAACAAATTCTTTTTGAAAATGACCGTTTCTAA
- a CDS encoding glycoside hydrolase family 1 protein, protein MTTIKGFPKGFLWGGAIAANQAEGAWNIDGKGPSVADIAMYRSNLSVEDYEGHLAVTSENIERAINDPDDKKYPKRRGVDFYHHYKEDLALFAEMGFKTLRISIAWSRIFPTGEEAEPNEKGLQFYDRVFAEMKKLNIEPIVTLSHYEMPLALSVKYNGWVERKVVDLFVKFANVCFERYQHDVKYWLTFNEIDSIHRHSFITAGIIPDRCPEGKVEETVYQALHHQFVASALVTADCHRIIPGSQVGCMLTKLTTYPHTCHPNDVEQALKQNLENYFYADVQVFGEYPPMITRMLERKNIHIQMEADDLNILKENTVDFISFSYYMSLTESAQEGLEQTEGNTIRGVKNPYLPSTDWGWQIDPVGLKISLIELYDRYQKPLIIVENGMGAKDVVESDGSIHDDYRINYFKEHFRQMREAIEEGVDLFGYTSWGSIDIISAGTSQMSKRYGFIHVDQDDDGNGTLKRSRKDSFYWYQKVIETNGESLD, encoded by the coding sequence ATGACAACAATTAAAGGTTTTCCAAAAGGGTTTTTATGGGGCGGCGCCATTGCCGCCAACCAGGCAGAAGGCGCCTGGAATATAGATGGAAAGGGACCATCAGTTGCAGATATTGCAATGTATCGTTCCAACTTAAGTGTAGAAGATTATGAAGGACATCTTGCTGTAACTTCTGAAAATATAGAACGTGCAATAAATGACCCAGATGATAAAAAGTACCCTAAACGCAGAGGTGTTGATTTCTATCACCACTACAAAGAGGATTTGGCTCTATTTGCTGAAATGGGCTTTAAAACACTTCGCATTTCTATTGCGTGGAGTCGTATCTTCCCTACTGGAGAAGAAGCTGAACCAAATGAAAAAGGTTTGCAATTCTATGATCGTGTATTTGCCGAAATGAAAAAACTCAATATAGAACCGATTGTGACACTATCTCATTATGAAATGCCTTTAGCCCTTAGTGTGAAATATAACGGCTGGGTGGAAAGAAAAGTGGTGGATCTCTTCGTAAAATTCGCCAATGTTTGTTTCGAACGCTATCAACATGATGTGAAATATTGGCTCACCTTTAATGAAATTGATAGTATTCACCGCCACTCATTCATTACAGCAGGAATTATTCCTGATCGTTGCCCAGAAGGTAAAGTAGAAGAGACCGTGTATCAAGCACTCCATCATCAATTTGTTGCGTCTGCTCTTGTAACAGCTGATTGCCATCGTATTATCCCAGGTAGCCAGGTTGGGTGTATGCTGACAAAATTGACAACGTATCCGCATACGTGTCATCCGAATGATGTGGAACAAGCTTTAAAACAAAACTTAGAAAACTATTTCTATGCAGATGTTCAGGTGTTTGGCGAATATCCACCAATGATTACACGGATGCTTGAGAGAAAAAATATTCATATTCAAATGGAAGCAGATGATCTCAACATTCTAAAAGAAAATACAGTCGATTTCATCTCATTTAGCTACTATATGTCTTTAACTGAATCAGCTCAAGAAGGGTTAGAGCAGACAGAAGGGAATACGATTCGTGGAGTCAAAAACCCTTATCTGCCTTCAACTGACTGGGGCTGGCAAATTGATCCGGTTGGTCTGAAAATTTCTTTAATCGAACTGTACGATCGCTATCAAAAACCTCTTATCATTGTCGAAAATGGAATGGGAGCTAAGGATGTAGTTGAAAGTGATGGCTCTATCCATGACGACTATCGGATTAACTATTTTAAAGAGCATTTTCGTCAGATGAGAGAAGCGATTGAAGAAGGCGTCGATCTTTTTGGATATACGAGCTGGGGCTCAATTGATATTATTAGTGCAGGTACATCACAAATGTCAAAACGCTATGGCTTTATTCACGTAGATCAAGATGATGATGGGAACGGCACATTAAAACGATCTCGAAAAGACTCATTTTATTGGTACCAAAAAGTCATTGAGACAAATGGTGAATCGCTTGATTGA
- a CDS encoding PadR family transcriptional regulator, translated as MKKYNDTTYAILGILTTDCKSGYEVKQLIDTSLHHFWKISYGQIYPALKLIVEEGLAEVSPASSSGRSDKREYHLTEKGLETLRQWLAKPLDHLPSERNEVLLKLFFGQYLSIEKKLVLLQDYERQLRIRYETYVSIEQNIQELYPDEADAKYWLFTLDYGKRVAQAGIDWCVETSHLMKKEG; from the coding sequence ATGAAAAAATACAATGATACGACGTATGCGATTTTGGGGATTTTAACGACAGATTGTAAGTCTGGTTACGAAGTGAAGCAATTAATTGATACGAGCTTGCATCATTTTTGGAAAATTAGTTATGGACAAATTTATCCAGCTTTAAAGTTAATAGTCGAGGAAGGGCTTGCTGAGGTTTCACCTGCTTCTTCGTCAGGTCGCTCTGACAAGCGGGAATATCATCTGACTGAAAAAGGACTGGAGACGTTAAGGCAATGGCTGGCAAAGCCTCTTGATCATTTACCATCAGAACGAAATGAAGTGTTATTAAAGTTATTCTTCGGTCAATATCTTTCGATTGAGAAAAAACTGGTGCTTCTACAGGATTATGAAAGACAGCTTCGTATCCGTTATGAGACCTATGTTTCGATTGAACAAAACATTCAAGAACTTTATCCCGATGAAGCAGATGCGAAGTATTGGCTGTTTACATTAGATTACGGAAAAAGAGTGGCTCAAGCAGGAATTGATTGGTGTGTGGAGACATCCCATTTGATGAAGAAGGAAGGGTAA
- a CDS encoding helix-turn-helix transcriptional regulator has translation MKNRLKELRARDGLNQTELASRAKVSRQTISLMERDELMPSLLLAVKLSRIFQEPIERIFLFEEDELS, from the coding sequence ATGAAAAATCGATTAAAAGAGCTTCGTGCGCGTGATGGTTTGAACCAAACTGAACTTGCCAGTCGTGCAAAGGTTTCTCGTCAGACCATCAGCTTAATGGAACGAGATGAATTAATGCCGTCTCTCTTGCTCGCTGTTAAGCTTTCACGAATTTTTCAGGAACCCATTGAACGTATTTTTCTATTCGAGGAGGATGAACTATCATGA